Below is a genomic region from Vitis riparia cultivar Riparia Gloire de Montpellier isolate 1030 chromosome 16, EGFV_Vit.rip_1.0, whole genome shotgun sequence.
AACATGGCTTTCTGAGcgactgagagagagagagagagagaggtagagagagagagagacatgGCCATTTCAGCATTTGTTTCCACtcttttcatcttcttcactcTCCAGGTTCCTTTACTCGTCCATGGAACTTCAGAGCTCAGATCTCTCATGGTGATAAAGTCCACATTGGACCCCCACAATCTCTTCCTCTCTTCCTGGACCATCAATGGTGACCCATGTGATGGGTCTTTTGAAGGCGTGGCCTGTAATGAAAGGGGCCAAGTGGCCAACATTTCACTGCAAGGTAAGGGTCTCACTGGCAAGCTCTCGCCTGCCATTGCCGGGCTCAAGCACTTGACGGGTCTGTACTTGCATTATAACTCATTGTATGGAGAGATACCTGTTGAGATTGCCAATCTGACCCAGCTTTCTGATCTGTATTTGAATGTCAATAATCTCTCTGGGACCATTCCTGCCGAGCTTGGGAAAATGGCTACTTTACAAGGTGTGTTGTTggtctttttttcttgtttgaacTTGTTTTTAGTGTTTCTTATTCTGATATGGGTGATGGGTTTAcgttatttttggaaaatgggtaGTCACCaagctctgtttggttgcctagAAAAGCTAGGAAAAGAAGGAGAACGACATTTTGGATGCCATATTTTTCCATGTTTGGGGGTTGAGGAAACGGAAACCTATATTCATCTCAGCCTGATACAACTATCTGGCCTAGCTGGAGTAGCCTTTTGATTTCTTATAGAACCCAAAAAGACCATACATCATAAAACtacatttggttttattttcttctcttcagttttcttggcaaccaaacagatgCTAAAAGGGTAGCTGAGAATCTTCAACTACTGTTTTGCATCTTCATATTGAGGCAAATGGGTAGTGTCCAAGCTTTCTTAGCTCCTCGTAACGGGGAAAAACGTTCAGTCTTGCTTGAAGGCTTCTGGGTTTTTGTTTTGCAGCATGCTTAGATCTTCTGTTGCTCAGCCAGTATGAGTAGACTCCAAGCTGTGTATGTAAATCCAAATGCATGAAAATGCTCCAACCATTTTCACAATTTATGCTTCTGCGAGACATAATCACTAAAAGCTATGAACTTTGTTCATTTGAAGCTAAAGAGATCCCTTAAAGTTACCTCATATCCTGTTTTTAGGACTTCTGATTTCAAACTGCATTGTGGTTTGTCTCCAAGTTAGGTGTGGAACAGAGTGCATGAGAAAGCTTGAATTTTGTTAACTAATCTCTGTGTTTCTGCAACTCAGTCCATTTAGGTTTCAATAGAAAGCTTCAAACTTGCTTTTGTTTATGGTTTTCGATCTAAACATCATCAGTATGCTTTTGCCTTTGTCTTGTAGTTCTGCAGCTATGTTATAACCAGTTAACAGGAAGCATACCCACACAGCTGGGGTCTTTGAAGAAGCTTAGTGTTCTTGCTCTTCAATCTAATCAGCTTACAGGTGCCATCCCTGCAAGTTTAGGAGATTTGGGAATGCTAGTGAGGCTAGATTTGAGCTTTAACCGCCTCTTTGGTTCAATTCCCAGAAGACTAGCTGATGTTGTTTCGCTAGAAGTTCTAGACATTCGAAACAACACTCTCTCTGGAAAAATACCTCCTGGTAAAGGTGTTTTTATCTAGTTTTTATCATTTCGATTTGTTGGAAAAGATTGAATCTAACTTTATCTTGTTCTTGCTTTGGATGAAGCTCTGAAGAGATTAAATGGAGGGTTTCAATACAAAAACAATGTGCGATTGTGTggagatgggttttcatatctGAAAGCTTGCAATTCTTTGGATCTTACTAATCAGAGCAGACCTGAACCCTATGGAGCCGGCTCAAATACTCAGTCAACAAGAGACATTCCGGAGACTGCAAATGTGCAGTTGCACTGTGACAAAGCTCATTGCTCAAATCCTTCTAAATCTTCACATGCTCCAGTGGTTGTTGGAATGGTAGTGGTAACCATTGCACTGTCTGCTATTGGAATACTTTCCTTTGCCCAATACCGTCGCAGGAAACAGAAGCTAGGTAGCTCATTTGATATTTCTGATAGCCGTCTTAGTACGGACCAGGGGAAGGAGGTTTACAGGAAGAATGGCTCCCCTCTTGTCAGCCTTGAATACTCCAATGGATGGGACCCTTTGGCTGATGGCCGAAATTATGGTGGTTTTCCTCAGGAGGTTTTTCAGAGCtttaggttcaatttggaaGAGGTGGAGTCGGCTACCCAGCACTTCTCAGAGGTTAATTTGTTGGGCAAGAGCAACTTCTCGGCAATCTATAAAGGAATTCTGAGAGATGGGTCTCTTGTTGCCATCAAGAGCATCAATAAAACTAGCTGCAAGTCAGAGGATGCTGAGTTCTTGAAGGgattaaatattttgacatcATTGAGACATGAAAACTTGGTTAGGTTGAGAGGACTTTGCTGTTCAAAAGGTCGGGGTGAGTGTTTTCTCATTTACGACTTCATCCCAAATGGAAATTTGCTGTCCTATCTCGACTTGAAGGACGGTGATAGCAAAGTGCTCGAATGGTCCACTAGAGTTTCCATGATCAGTGGCATTGCCAAAGGTCAGTTTCATTTTCTGCTGATCTCTAGTCcaaatctctattttttttcacttggttttgtgagaatttgaaattatgtggaaattaattcatttcattttactttcaattgaatttaatgttCCTTTCTCAAAATGATCGATCTTAACAATGCAGATTCAATTTCAAATTGGAATTCTATATTTTTGTCATCTTCAAATGATCCTTGTAATAATTTACTGGGTTTTTTGAGGGACTCGAGCTATATTTttgtagtttgtactaaaatcCAAAATACTTGTTTATTGTATTTTGTTTATAGATTAGTCTTGTCCTTTCCTCATGGAAACTTGCTTCTGAAACCTGATAAAGATGTCCATTTGTCGGGTTTGTGTTAAATTGTCTGAACTGAGCTATGTTCCTCTTCCCATACAGGCATAGAATACTTGCATGGGTACAAATTGAACAAGCCTGCCCTGGTTCACCAAAACATTTCAGCTGAGAAGGTGCTCATTGACCAGCGACTCAACCCTCTGCTCTCGGATTCTGGTCTGCACAAGCTTCTTACCGATGACATTGTCTTCTCAGCACTCAAGGCCAGTGCTGCCATGGGATACCTAGCCCCTGAGTACACCACTACTGGCCGCTTCACAGAAAAAAGTGATGTGTATGCATTTGGGGTGCTAGTCTTCCAAATCCTCTCTGGGAAGCGAAAATTCACCAGCTCAATCCATCTAGGTGCTGAGACATGCAGATTCCAGGATTTCATCGATGCCAATCTCCATGGCAGTTTTTCTGAATATGAGGCAGCTAAGCTTGCAAGAATTGCTTTGATGTGCACCCATGAGTCTCCCATCGAGCGGCCATCAATGGAAACAGTTATCCACGAACTCGGTAACTGCAATAACTGTTTCTGATTTCCATGATTTCTTCTATAATTCCCTGAGAAATTTTCATGTGGGCAATGGTAAAGCTTGGAATGAGACTTTTATTATCACTAACCACCTACTGGTGATGTAACTGGTAAGGTTTACCGGTATGTTTTTGTGTCCTCTTGCTGAGGACTATGGCTTTTTGCTGCATGTTATTGAAGTTCAGTTTCTTCTGGTCCATGGGATGAATCTCTTGGGGATTTCGGCAGTAATCACTTGTATGAATGGGATGTTTCCTTGTAAAAATTCCATTATCCCCTGTTAACTCTGCTTAATTTCAAATGTTTCAGAGCCAGACATAGGCTGAATTTAGTATATAATTTACGCTATTAAGTTTTTGACATTATCATTGGGCACAAAGTTGAATGAGAGCAATAGTTCAACATTATCATTAGGCCTAAAGTCGAAGAAGAGGGAATAGGTCATTACAAGGCTTTTGCTGGCTCAAATGTAGGATTGCCTTTCTTCCTACTTCCCTTGAGGTGGTAATTGGTAAAATGGTTGGCAAGGGAAGTGGGAAGACTTggccttttccaaaatataaGTATTGGGTTTTGTTTGGATCTCATGCATTATGGGAGAGCATAATATCAAAAGTTTTCTGTTTGTCTTGATGGAAAATAAGGGAAGAAAAAGCAAATAGGATGAAACCATCCATATGATTTGAAGCTTCTCATTTTCTATTCAAAAAGTGGGGAAATTTGACCAAGGAGAGAAAATTGATCATGTTTCAAATGAAATTTCCATTacccacattttttttatggtgttATTCTAAAATTGGCTTGGAATCATTGTTCAAAACCCttggaaataaacaaaattaaaaacatgagtGCATAATACCATGGAGTTTATGAAACAAAATGATTCTTAGGCAAATATTAGAGGAATGTGAGGTGGGCATTCAAGTAACCATAATGAATACAACAATCGACAGCAGAAAAGAGCTCAAAAATGGTTGTGTTAATGTGAACATGACCTCATTCCAAATCCcgaagaatattttttagttatgcATTAAACCACTGGGAGCACGATATGtaaaaagttatataaaaatatatataagagaaTGTTCTAGAACGGGAGTTGGAAAATGGCCGCGTTAATATGAACATGGCCTCGTCTCAAATCCTAGAGAATATTTTCTAGTTATAcattaaggtggtgtttttttacttaattctaaatagaaacttaatacttaatagtgttaaatattaggttatttgtttttgtagtttttttttttatttagattaagtattaaaaagtagagaaaaatcaatatattattttttctatttagaaaaagctaaatattttggttttttgtatttagtaaaaagtttataataagtaatggaaaaagtataaaaataaattaaattctgaaaacaaattgctttaagTAAAAAGCcgaaaaaacaaacaccctttaAGTCAATGGTAACACAACACGTAAAAAGCTgtataacaatatatataagaGAAAGTTCTAAAATAGGGCAAGCTAGTAGATAAAATGATAACAaacaaaatgattgaaaaatccCAATTATGATTTTCATGGTTGATCACCAAAATAATGTCTTGTCCCATTTCTTTTTATACCTTTTCCCTTCCAAAGTATTGGTGTCTCAATGAAAGGATCCTATGTAATAGCACCATGCTTCCATATCAAATCACATAATACCAACACTACTTTGTTGTTATTTTGATAGACAAAATGATTAAACAATGTTCACCAATTTCGTAACCTTGGGAGAGGGCCCAAGTTAATGTTTTGTTTGTAATATTGGTatcttattatattattatttttaacaaatatattttttttcacataaaaggATGaggttttatttgaaaaccgttcttcaaatcaattttttattcttaaaaataaatttttattttttaaatagaaaatagttttttgatttagaaaacaaatttaataaatattctttaagaaaaatcaagtttttaataattcacattaaaaataagtgtttttggaaataaatttttaatgctttcaatttttatttggaatactataaaaaataattaaaaatatagagacTACCTTGAAAACTTTTACATTTTCAACAACCGTGTAATGTTGGAGTTTTGACCAAAagtagtctttttttttttgtttttttgaaaaaaaaaattggaaactaaATCACCTACCAAAATAATTTCGCATTCTAGTGAATTATTGCCATGTAAACCTTTATATCACAAAATCATAATTGGTgactataattttgatttttttttaaaatgataaaaattgaagTCACCAACTAAAGTTTTGActtaaacattatatatatatatatatcataaatttaatattttagtttaatttttaaaaataaatttaatatcataaatttattatattatttttatttttatttattgatatgcAAGTGGTTAATAAACTtatatgattgttttaaaaaaataatatatgaaattaaataattgatatttttaatttgatataaaaatatttttgtttaattttattaaaaaataagcattacaaattattatatcaaTTAATAAGGAGGTCACTTGTATACATTGAAGATGAAATGGAACAAGATTGACCacgattttaaaataaattttgaaaccaTAATTACCAActaagaatttaaatttaagtttgaaATTATAGTTGATCACTGTAGTtttaaccatttaaaaaaatattcaaaacgGTAGTAACCAACTACGTTTACATGACGTGAATGTTTATATGGCAGAAATGCGCtaaaatgagaattattttagtCTTAGGTCTAGTTTCCggatttgtttttcttttttcttttttcttttttttttttaaaaattacttttggtCAAAACTCTTTTTAGATACCAAATCAAGTTcacaaatagaattttatttttaaaaataattcaaaattattttttgagaattgttttaaaaatgttccTAGACTTGAATCTCACCTAACCAAAGCTTTAAGGAGAGAAGTTCCCTTTACAATTTGGGCTGATGGATCATAGACGTAcacattgaatttattttagaaaataaactaTCACAGCTTCACATGAAAAGATGATATAAAGTATAAATAGAATAAGCTGTCACATATATATCCACATGGTTTAGGAATATATGAGTATGAAAACTAATACTTAATTTCAAATTGAGAACCAATCATCTAGTATTAGAATTATGATAcgtatcaaaattaaatttggtcATCTGGTACTAGAATTATTATACgtactaaaattaaatttgatttataacatggttgacaatatttttatacaaagtgttttaaatagaaatgttttttaagagaaatatttttaaaaaaatcgagtgtttctttaaaaaatatcacaagtgatttttcatgcttttaaaagtgtttcctaaattttgttaaatacttaattttttttcaaaaatacttcttagattaaaaacgctttctaaatttgaaaaattatgtgaacaaaattcattaatattaaacccatttttcttttcattttcttttctttttttttttttcctttttttttgtcctatggagctttccttcaaactttctaAGATAGACCAGGTGAAAGAGCCTAGGTCTTTTGTCTTCAAGCTATGTCCCATAACTTTGGATAAAACTTTGAGGTAAGCGACTGGCGTTGCATTGTCCAACAACTCATTTAAGGGCTTGTTTGGCTTGGGAAGCACTTTGTGTTTGGTCCAAAGACAGGTGGGTAGATGAAGGATATGCCATGCCATGGAAACCAATGTCCATGAAAAGAGAAGAGCATACCAAAAGGAAAATTAAGTTGTAATATGTATGCCAATTTGAAGTGTCTTCCAATCACACCCTAATTGACCTCTCCCATATGCATCCAAAATCtttcattaattgaaaatatttctcaGATACCAAACATTTGACATTGAATTAATCCTTCAAAAAAGGtctaatacatttatatataactAGCTACAAGCTATgtacatttgagattaaaaaatcaGCATGAGGCTAAAACCTCATAccttgtttggttgctgggaaagcattggaaagaagaaaagaagattcTGTCTTCTCCTAGCAACCTAATTGGAAACCTAAGCTTCTATTCGTTTCCCTTGCGGAAATCTGACCCTGAACACATGTTCTTCACCTGTGCATTTATCTACTTTGACAACCCAATGACTCCTCTTCCCAACCCCACCACAGCTACCATTAACCTTTGCCTTGGCACCTATTCTGGTTATCAGCAACCCTTCTCCAATCGGCAACAGCTGAGTTTTTGATCCGTTCACCCTCCATGTCCCCTTTCCAAATGCATTATATCCAATAACAACAGCCCCATTAGGCTTCCCACCGGCTTGGACCGCTCTCAGGATCCCTTCATGGTTCTCAAGATTGCAATCGATGAGGACGAAATCGGCTTCCATGTAGTCATTTAATAGGAGAGTCTGAGCTTCCCCAACGACAAACTCAATGTGACATGCATCAAGGCCTAACAGCATTTTGGATGAGTGTAGCTCTTCGAGCCCCCGGAGGATGCAAACGACACGGCCACCGGTTTGATGAGCCGCGGCCGCTAGGGCTAGGGCGGTGGAGCTGGTAACACTGGCGCAGGCAACAACCATAAGTTGGGCATTGTTGCCTGCAGCTAGGGCTGAAATAAACTCGGCTACATCTGGCTCTTTAGCTCTATGTCCCTGCATTGATAGTAAAAATCCGGGtcagaaaatgatgaaaagaaaattttctaaagtTGTTAGAGGTTTGAAGGAGAAGGGTGTCTCAAGAACTCACCATCTTCAAGGTGCTAAGGTAGGCTTTGGTGGCATTCTCAGCAGACCAACAAgccatttttctcttcttatcTGCTTCTTGATTCTCTCCCTCTATCTCAATCTTCTTTGTTAACTTGTGATACAAAGGTGAAGGCCCTTCAGCTTTATATTTAAAGGGTGGGCAGCCCTAGAGAAGCAATCAAGGGAGGCTGGCCATTGAAGGCACTTGTCATCACAACTGgcaatgttaaaaaataatagtaagtaaacaaattggaaaatcaactaaaaaattatatcaactAGAATGGGCATCAATTGTCTTTAGCTATAGATTCACAGTTCAATTTTTTCGATAGGTCAAAATCGTATTAGTCCAAATATTATTGTCGCCATGAGAAATTAGTCTGCTTAACAACCATATTCAGACGCTAATTATTTATAAACTCCTGCGTCCAAATTTCTGAAAAAAGTCTAATATTCGGGAAAAGATCGATGGGATTTAGATCTCTATAGTTATATATTAGGGTTGAAGACTTTGAGCCTCCATGCGCAACACAAttgcaattaaaaataacataaagtACTAATGCTGCATTAATCAATCTTAATGCTGcctcaaaaaaaattgttttggtgAGCTTCCTAGACACCAACTTgaggatcaattttttttttttaatggctgATGCTTATCTTAATACTGAATCAGCACAATGCATTGGGGCTCTAAACCATTTCTGAAATATTCATCAATTAGCTGTAATGTCCCATATTAGAGGGACAATGGGAACTTTGgaacaaaaatgaagaaatctGTGGCAGTGTGTTAAGTTTTGTTAATATTTCTTGGAGACAAATCTAAACAAAGCCCATGTTAGTTCAGGCAACAATCCAACAAAGTTATGGTTATaagtatataaattttgatGGATTTAGCATTAGATTAGTGCAAAACTAGGTGCTAATGTAGACCGGTTTGTATTGCTACGTACGGGCTGCTTTGAAAGCAAAAACATAGTCATGAATTAGGCTATTTGTGTTCTACTCAACCTTCATTCACAATCCAACTTTAGATTAAATACATGTACATAAAATGACCATGGATATACACCAAGTGACACCTCAAGATGAATTGGATATGGTGGGGTTGTCTCGAGTTGTCCTAAATCGTGTTTGGAACTTCAAAAAGGCCTTAAGACCAAGCCGCCTCCATTAAGGTCTTTTTGAAGTTCTAAACATGAATTAGGGCGAGCATATATAGACAACCCTAATTAGCTTTGAGAAGAACAAAATAGGCTAAGGTGGGGTTGTCTCCAGTCGCCCTAATTCGTGTTTAGAACTTCAAAAAGACCTTAATGGTGGCGGGTTAGTCTTGAAGTTCGCCGTGCTAAAAGGGCATTGACATGTAATCTAGTAGCAGTACTAGTTGGATATTAATCAGAAAGCCACCACCAGAGAATTGGAatctgcaattttttttttttgacatttatCTAATATTATTGATCCTTTTGTTGCATCTGCCTTGCCTTTGTTTGTCCCTACCACAATGGACAAGGCCTTATGGCAACAAGCTCCAAGACCTTCACAAGACACAATACTGAGGGGGTATAGAGTTCAATGTATATCATGGGCCAGTGCAATAATGTAACCAAGCTATCTCCTCTTATCTACCCTATCTT
It encodes:
- the LOC117934110 gene encoding uncharacterized protein LOC117934110, whose product is MACWSAENATKAYLSTLKMGHRAKEPDVAEFISALAAGNNAQLMVVACASVTSSTALALAAAAHQTGGRVVCILRGLEELHSSKMLLGLDACHIEFVVGEAQTLLLNDYMEADFVLIDCNLENHEGILRAVQAGGKPNGAVVIGYNAFGKGTWRVNGSKTQLLPIGEGLLITRIGAKAKVNGSCGGVGKRSHWVVKVDKCTGEEHVFRVRFPQGKRIEA
- the LOC117932955 gene encoding LRR receptor-like serine/threonine-protein kinase GSO2, which gives rise to MAISAFVSTLFIFFTLQVPLLVHGTSELRSLMVIKSTLDPHNLFLSSWTINGDPCDGSFEGVACNERGQVANISLQGKGLTGKLSPAIAGLKHLTGLYLHYNSLYGEIPVEIANLTQLSDLYLNVNNLSGTIPAELGKMATLQVLQLCYNQLTGSIPTQLGSLKKLSVLALQSNQLTGAIPASLGDLGMLVRLDLSFNRLFGSIPRRLADVVSLEVLDIRNNTLSGKIPPALKRLNGGFQYKNNVRLCGDGFSYLKACNSLDLTNQSRPEPYGAGSNTQSTRDIPETANVQLHCDKAHCSNPSKSSHAPVVVGMVVVTIALSAIGILSFAQYRRRKQKLGSSFDISDSRLSTDQGKEVYRKNGSPLVSLEYSNGWDPLADGRNYGGFPQEVFQSFRFNLEEVESATQHFSEVNLLGKSNFSAIYKGILRDGSLVAIKSINKTSCKSEDAEFLKGLNILTSLRHENLVRLRGLCCSKGRGECFLIYDFIPNGNLLSYLDLKDGDSKVLEWSTRVSMISGIAKGIEYLHGYKLNKPALVHQNISAEKVLIDQRLNPLLSDSGLHKLLTDDIVFSALKASAAMGYLAPEYTTTGRFTEKSDVYAFGVLVFQILSGKRKFTSSIHLGAETCRFQDFIDANLHGSFSEYEAAKLARIALMCTHESPIERPSMETVIHELGNCNNCF